From the Syntrophomonadaceae bacterium genome, one window contains:
- a CDS encoding polysaccharide deacetylase family protein — MKLRSIQLNHRVFFSLISTESMFFIQQIVLVIMLLQIGLGPAGGKYPPAYALAHAEYNQRNPEEEKACPEENQAFSYNELRDDKAQEPLNNIPAHGITKNAYNELRDDKAQEPLNNIPAHGITKNEPEAEKKPADAGTGLNQPEHKIIPLVVRSVPNTHNMVALTFDDGPFPRWTKQYLQVLALHGIPATFFVTGQRAQRYPEGIQIIQTAGHEIANHSFSHQRLTCLQEKDIVRELMLANQVLEQISGKKPVLFRPPYGSFNQQVTELAWAQGLRTVTWSVDPQDWKGPGAEALAKKVVSRTKAGDIILLHEGKLETLAALSTIISGIQEKGLVFVSVSTLLGKTGSLAN; from the coding sequence ATGAAACTACGGTCAATTCAACTAAATCATCGCGTTTTTTTTAGCTTGATTTCGACTGAAAGCATGTTTTTCATCCAGCAAATTGTCCTTGTCATAATGCTGCTACAAATAGGACTGGGACCGGCAGGAGGAAAGTATCCGCCAGCCTATGCCTTAGCCCACGCAGAATACAACCAGCGCAATCCGGAGGAAGAGAAGGCCTGTCCCGAAGAAAACCAGGCGTTTTCATACAATGAGCTGCGTGATGACAAGGCGCAAGAGCCGCTAAATAATATTCCGGCTCATGGAATAACAAAAAATGCATACAATGAGCTGCGTGATGACAAGGCGCAAGAGCCGCTAAACAATATTCCGGCTCATGGAATAACAAAAAATGAGCCGGAAGCTGAAAAAAAACCTGCAGATGCCGGAACCGGTTTGAATCAACCTGAGCATAAAATAATCCCGTTGGTGGTAAGATCCGTCCCAAACACCCATAATATGGTTGCCCTCACTTTTGATGACGGCCCTTTCCCCCGTTGGACAAAGCAATATCTTCAGGTTTTGGCCCTCCATGGGATCCCGGCAACTTTTTTCGTAACAGGTCAACGGGCGCAAAGGTACCCGGAAGGCATTCAAATTATTCAAACCGCCGGACATGAAATTGCTAATCATTCCTTTTCCCATCAGCGCCTTACCTGCTTACAGGAAAAGGATATTGTCAGGGAGTTAATGCTGGCTAACCAAGTCCTTGAGCAGATCAGCGGCAAGAAGCCAGTCTTATTTCGGCCACCTTACGGCAGCTTCAATCAACAGGTGACTGAATTGGCATGGGCACAGGGATTGCGCACCGTGACCTGGAGCGTTGATCCCCAAGACTGGAAAGGGCCAGGGGCTGAAGCCCTAGCAAAAAAGGTTGTCAGCAGAACAAAAGCTGGGGATATTATTCTTCTCCATGAAGGAAAGTTAGAAACCTTGGCTGCCTTATCAACGATCATTTCAGGTATTCAAGAGAAAGGTCTGGTATTTGTTTCTGTATCAACATTACTGGGGAAAACAGGCAGCCTGGCCAATTAG
- a CDS encoding ABC-F family ATP-binding cassette domain-containing protein gives MLVKIQEVSKSFGDQIVLANINFYINVKERIGLVGPNGAGKTTLLRCLTGELLPDKGQVVLTSGARVGYLAQGADLPEHQNVWETMLSEFQDLSDLRMQIALLEQEMSNPQVYENPQDLKQVLAAYSSMTTKYEYAGGYSFEARIKAVVGGLGFGEADLQRAIKEFSGGQKTRLALAKMLLREPDLVILDEPTNYLDMKAVEWLESFLTQYPGAVLVVSHDRYFLDQVAERILDLENGQISAYYGNYSRFAEQKALKTASMEKEYAKQQVTIEKTKEFIRRNHAGQNYRQAKSRENRLERMARLEKPHQSRWFSFRLTPLAASADKVLSAKDLAVGYNSEPVISGLNMEILRGERVALLGENGSGKTTLIKCILGILHPLAGNIVLGQRVKTGYFAQEHETLNREATLLDEILKNSPTTLDRARNLLGQFMFSGDEVYKKIGQLSGGERTRLMLAKLCLTGANFLLLDEPTNHLDIKAREVLEEVFLEYPGTILMVSHDRYFLNRLVDRILELEDGTLKEYPGNYDYYRWKKNQSQLPVQKEASKSTTGKKSFAITTDQNQHPGLAQIEQQIEELEANLSKITALMPDQAAPGELESLCSQYAITSMELTRLYEEWSRLIEKET, from the coding sequence ATGCTAGTAAAGATACAAGAGGTTTCTAAAAGTTTTGGCGATCAAATTGTGCTTGCAAATATCAATTTCTATATTAACGTGAAAGAGCGCATCGGCTTGGTAGGCCCTAACGGAGCTGGAAAGACCACCTTGCTTAGATGCTTAACCGGAGAACTCCTGCCTGATAAGGGCCAGGTCGTTTTAACCAGCGGGGCTCGTGTCGGTTACCTGGCTCAAGGGGCCGATTTGCCAGAACATCAAAATGTATGGGAGACTATGTTGAGTGAATTTCAGGATTTGTCGGATCTGAGGATGCAGATCGCCCTCCTGGAGCAGGAAATGAGCAACCCCCAAGTTTACGAAAACCCGCAGGACCTGAAACAGGTTTTAGCTGCCTATAGCTCGATGACAACCAAGTATGAATATGCCGGCGGCTATTCTTTTGAAGCAAGAATCAAGGCTGTTGTAGGAGGATTAGGTTTTGGAGAAGCAGATTTGCAGCGCGCTATCAAGGAGTTCAGCGGGGGACAGAAGACCAGATTGGCCCTCGCTAAAATGCTGCTGCGAGAACCAGACCTTGTTATCCTAGATGAACCGACAAACTACTTGGATATGAAAGCTGTTGAATGGCTGGAGAGCTTTTTGACCCAATATCCAGGAGCAGTTTTAGTTGTTTCCCACGACAGATACTTTCTCGATCAGGTAGCAGAACGGATCCTGGACCTTGAAAACGGTCAAATCTCTGCTTATTATGGAAACTATTCCAGGTTTGCGGAGCAAAAAGCATTGAAAACTGCGTCCATGGAAAAAGAGTACGCCAAACAACAAGTCACAATCGAAAAAACAAAAGAATTTATCCGGAGAAACCATGCCGGCCAGAACTACCGCCAGGCAAAAAGCAGGGAAAACCGCCTGGAACGGATGGCCAGATTAGAAAAACCCCATCAAAGCCGCTGGTTCAGCTTTCGATTAACCCCATTAGCTGCCAGCGCAGATAAAGTGCTGTCCGCAAAGGATCTAGCTGTGGGTTATAATAGCGAACCTGTTATTTCCGGCCTTAACATGGAAATACTCCGGGGAGAAAGAGTTGCCCTGTTAGGAGAAAACGGCAGCGGCAAAACTACTCTTATAAAATGCATCTTGGGTATTTTGCATCCTCTGGCGGGAAATATTGTTTTGGGCCAACGGGTAAAGACCGGCTACTTCGCCCAAGAACACGAAACTTTGAACCGTGAAGCTACCTTGCTGGATGAGATTCTTAAAAACAGTCCGACTACATTGGATCGGGCAAGAAATCTATTAGGCCAATTTATGTTTTCCGGTGATGAAGTATATAAAAAAATTGGCCAGCTTAGTGGTGGTGAACGGACCCGGCTCATGCTGGCAAAACTTTGCCTAACAGGCGCAAACTTCCTGCTATTGGATGAGCCTACCAATCATTTAGACATCAAGGCACGGGAGGTACTGGAGGAAGTATTTTTGGAATATCCCGGCACTATCCTGATGGTTTCTCATGACCGTTATTTTCTCAATCGGTTAGTTGACCGCATCCTGGAGCTGGAAGATGGAACCCTTAAAGAATATCCGGGTAATTATGACTATTATCGGTGGAAGAAGAACCAAAGCCAGCTTCCCGTACAAAAAGAAGCATCTAAATCCACTACAGGTAAAAAATCTTTCGCCATTACCACTGACCAAAACCAGCACCCAGGGCTTGCGCAAATAGAACAACAAATCGAGGAATTAGAAGCAAATCTTTCCAAGATAACCGCATTGATGCCTGATCAGGCAGCTCCAGGTGAGTTGGAATCCCTGTGCAGCCAGTATGCCATTACTAGTATGGAATTGACAAGGCTCTATGAAGAGTGGTCCCGACTAATAGAAAAAGAGACCTAG